The Littorina saxatilis isolate snail1 unplaced genomic scaffold, US_GU_Lsax_2.0 scaffold_1941, whole genome shotgun sequence genome includes a window with the following:
- the LOC138956057 gene encoding large ribosomal subunit protein uL23-like — translation MAPKKATKAPAKAGAKKTEGAGKEGGAVGKAKDKAQRAKKSVLRGHHDKRNRKIRTSVHFRRPKTLSLPRAPRYPRKSAPRANRLDAFRIVKYPLTTESAMKKIEDNNTLVFIVDKRANKPLVKQAVKKLYDIEVAKVNTLIRFVSFVQIFTKFPEPAPWKCGILKYFSYQPHG, via the exons ATGGCCCCCAAGAAGGCTACGAAAGCGCCAGCAA AGGCTGGTGCCAAAAAGACAGAGGGTGCTGGCAAGGAGGGTGGAGCAGTGGGCAAGGCGAAGGACAAAGCTCAGAGAGCCAAGAAGTCCGTCCTGCGAGGGCACCATGACAAACGCAACAGGAAGATCAGGACTTCCGTTCACTTCCGTCGTCCCAAGACCTTGTCGCTGCCCCGTGCCCCTCGCTACCCCAGAAAGAGTGCACCCAGAGCAAACAG ACTTGATGCGTTCAGAATCGTGAAGTACCCTCTGACCACTGAGTCTGCCATGAAGAAGATTGAGGACAACAACACCCTGGTCTTCATCGTGGACAAGCGCGCCAACAAGCCCCTCGTCAAGCAGGCCGTCAAGAAGTTGTACGACATTGAGGTGGCAAAAGTCAACACACTCATCAGGTTTGTATCTTTTGTGCAAATCTTCACTAAATTTCCCGAACCAGCTCCATGGAAATGTGGCATACTGAAATATTTCAGTTATCAACCACATGGGTGA